In Candidatus Bathyarchaeota archaeon, a single window of DNA contains:
- a CDS encoding aminodeoxychorismate/anthranilate synthase component II, translating to MRILILDNYDSFVYNLAQYVGLLGAEPMVYRSDSISLSVVTGLAPDRIIISPGPGTPWSRYFGLCGSVISELGRDTPILGVCLGHQGIIHTYGGRIVKARRIMHGKASMISHDGRGIFKGVPNPFEAARYHSLTADGRSIPPCLEISATSMDDGEVMAVRHLEHPVAGVQFHPESILTESGLRILKNFIDGEV from the coding sequence TTGAGGATCCTCATACTCGACAACTACGACTCCTTCGTCTACAACCTAGCCCAGTACGTGGGCCTCCTGGGGGCGGAGCCCATGGTCTACAGGAGCGACTCCATATCCCTGAGCGTAGTGACGGGGCTCGCCCCGGATAGGATAATAATCTCGCCGGGGCCTGGAACCCCTTGGAGCAGATACTTCGGCCTATGCGGCTCAGTGATATCTGAGCTTGGAAGGGATACGCCTATCCTGGGCGTATGCCTAGGCCATCAGGGGATAATCCACACCTACGGGGGCCGCATAGTGAAGGCTAGGAGGATCATGCACGGCAAGGCCAGCATGATATCCCATGACGGCAGGGGGATCTTCAAGGGGGTTCCAAACCCCTTCGAGGCGGCCCGCTACCACTCCCTCACGGCCGATGGGAGATCCATCCCTCCATGCCTCGAGATCTCAGCCACCTCCATGGACGACGGAGAGGTTATGGCCGTACGCCACCTGGAACACCCCGTGGCGGGCGTCCAGTTCCATCCGGAGTCCATCCTAACCGAGTCGGGGCTGAGGATCCTCAAGAACTTCATAGATGGGGAGGTATAG
- the trpD gene encoding anthranilate phosphoribosyltransferase encodes MIVEAIRKLVAFQDLTMDEAESAMEEIMAGGATEAQTAAFLTALRMKGERPVEVASLARAMRKRCRRIKVDHAGRLLDTCGTGGDKIKTFNFSTLAAIVAAGAGIPVAKHGNRSVTGPCGSADLMEALGLNLESPPSMVEEALREEGLAFLYAPLFHPAMRYASKPRREIGFRTVFNLLGPLTNPAGAEAQLLGVYDECLTEFMAETLSRLGVVQAAVVHGLDGLDEFSPVGATKVTWLRDGSISTEILKPSSLGLQKAKVEELTSSTPLENALTTVRILTGNHTSKEKAKRDGVVANAALAILLGGRVGDLREGVEEAERSLESGSAYKKLKALIGRLGDPGRLEELEERA; translated from the coding sequence ATGATCGTAGAAGCCATAAGGAAGCTGGTTGCCTTTCAGGATCTCACGATGGATGAGGCTGAATCCGCCATGGAGGAGATAATGGCTGGAGGAGCCACCGAGGCTCAGACAGCCGCGTTCCTAACCGCCTTGAGGATGAAGGGTGAGAGGCCGGTTGAGGTGGCCTCCCTGGCCAGAGCCATGAGGAAGAGGTGCCGCAGGATAAAAGTGGACCATGCGGGGAGGCTCCTGGACACCTGCGGAACCGGGGGCGATAAGATAAAGACCTTCAACTTCAGCACCCTAGCCGCCATAGTAGCTGCTGGGGCCGGGATACCGGTGGCGAAGCATGGAAACAGATCAGTAACCGGCCCATGTGGAAGCGCGGATCTGATGGAGGCCCTAGGATTAAACCTTGAATCTCCCCCATCCATGGTGGAGGAGGCTTTAAGGGAGGAGGGCCTAGCATTCCTCTACGCACCCCTATTCCACCCCGCCATGAGATACGCCTCGAAGCCTAGGAGAGAGATAGGGTTCAGAACCGTCTTCAACCTTCTAGGGCCCTTAACAAACCCGGCTGGGGCTGAGGCCCAACTCCTAGGCGTATACGATGAATGTTTAACGGAGTTCATGGCTGAAACCCTGAGCCGCCTAGGGGTGGTCCAAGCCGCGGTGGTACACGGCCTAGACGGGCTTGACGAGTTCTCTCCGGTCGGGGCTACGAAGGTTACATGGCTCAGGGATGGCTCCATATCCACGGAGATCCTGAAGCCCAGCAGCCTAGGCCTCCAGAAGGCCAAGGTGGAGGAGCTAACCTCCTCGACGCCGCTGGAGAACGCGCTCACAACGGTGAGGATACTCACCGGAAACCATACATCCAAGGAGAAGGCTAAAAGGGATGGGGTCGTAGCGAACGCAGCCCTGGCGATCCTTCTAGGAGGAAGGGTGGGGGACCTGAGGGAGGGGGTAGAGGAAGCTGAGAGATCCCTGGAGAGCGGCTCAGCCTACAAGAAGCTTAAAGCCCTCATAGGACGGCTCGGAGACCCCGGGAGGCTTGAGGAACTTGAGGAGCGCGCATAA